The window TGTTCATCCGCGCATATCTCCGAGCATCAACCGAAGAGCAAGACGCCAGCCGCGCCCAGGCCTCGCTTGAACAGTTCGCCAGCGACCATAACAAGGACATTGCGAGCGTGTATCTTGAGAATGCCAGTGGCGCCTCCGCCGACCGGCCCGAGTTGCTGCGTCTGCTTAAAGATGCGCGCAAGGGTGACGTGCTGCTGGTGGAGTCAATAGACCGGCTTTCCCGCTTGCCGGTGGAGGATTGGCAGAAGCTCAAGGCCACGATTGATTCCAAGGGACTGCGCATCGTCGCGCTCGATCTCCCGACCAGTCACCAGGGAATGCAGGACACGAAGGGCGACGAGTTCACCGGGCGGATGCTTGGCGCTATCAACTCGATGCTGGTGGAAATGATGGCAGCCATTGCCCGCAAGGATTACGAGCAACGCCGTGAGCGCCAGGCCCAGGGTATCGAGAAGGCCAAAGCTGCCGGTAAGTATCAAGGCCGGCCGATCGATGAAGGTTTGCACAAGCGCGTTACGGAACTGCTCGGTGCCGGCCTTGGCATCCGAGCAACGGCCAGGCACGCCAACTGCTCAACCACCACGGTACTCAGGATCAGGGACTTGGCCAGTGCCTGAAAGCACCAATAAAACGGCTTTGCGGTCACCTATCGCGATCTAAAAGCCAGCACTGCGCTGGCAGCTCCGATCTGTGTTGCCGATATGACAACACACCCAATGGAGTCACCCACGAGCGAATCACTCACAATTTCCAGAGCGACGAAAAGGTACCGTAATTCATCTCGCATCACGTACCTTTGACCGTCATCGACTAACCTCCATCACTGACAAGCGCTCAAATGACGGGATGTCATGGGGCGCGTTGGGCTCAGGAAGAATTTTTCTTGTCCTTCTGGATGACTCAAGCCATTGGCCGTGAGTTGGGATGACAGGCTACAGCTCGGCGGAATTTTGTTTAAGGAGGGTCGAAAGTGGACTAGGCTACCCCGCCATGCCAGCCACCCCGTTACAAATAGCTTCGCATGTAGATGAAAGTTGATTAGGAATGGAGTCCTGAATTATGAAAACCAAAGTGCGAGACGGGTTATTGCGAACTGTTTAGCTGCGATAGGTTAAGTCGACGACTAAACACGTTATGAGTCAGCAATAAACAAGGTGGTGTGAAATGGCAAATGGTAAAATTCTTCGGCAGCTGTTCAGAGCAGGCACTGCGGGCGATGCGAATGCATTTCGCCTCGCGTCAAAAGCCGTTATTGAAGAAGAGCGGCAAAAGCAGCACCATCTGCTAGCGAATGATTTGGAACAGATTCTGTACGGCGGTGAATCGAACTTACGGGCATCGGGGAGCACGCAACGTGCCCATTATGATGTCCCTGTCGATAAAGAACGCGGTCTACCGCTGCTGGATATCCGATCGCCCAAGCGCTCACTCGACGAAGTGATTCTTCCTCCGAGCAGCTCTGCGGCTTTGGAGGAAATTCTTGAGGAAAACAGACGGGCTGATGTTCTACGCAGTTATGGAATGCAGCCTGCTGGCAAGGTCATCTTCTTCGGTCCCCCTGGATGCGGGAAGACCTTGGCTGCTGAGGTCGTGGCCTTTGAGCTCGACCGACCACTTGCCATCGTCCGCTTAGATGCGCTGGTCTCCTCCTTCCTGGGCGAGACTGCCGCAAACCTTCGAAAGGTCTTCGATTTTATTGCCCAGCATCCGTTTGTGGTCCTGTTCGATGAATTCGATGCTATCGGCAAAGAACGGGACAACGGCAGTGACCATGGCGAGCTGCGCCGAGTAGTCAACGCTGTGCTTCAGATGATGGACTCATACGAAGGTAGCAGTTTGATTATCGCCGCTACGAACCATGAGAAAATCCTCGACTCGGCTATCTGGCGGCGATTTGATGAGTCCATCGAATTTCCCCTTCCAGATGAGAAACAGCTGAAAGAAATTTTGCATCTGAAGCTGCGGGGAATCCGTCGTCAATTTGAGATTGACGACAAAGAAGTATTGAAGGAGTTTAAGGGTAAGAGTGGTGCGGACGTCGAGCGCGTAATACGCCGTGCAGCGAAACGGATGATCTTGCGGGAGCAAGAATTTCTGACTATCAAGGAGCTGAAGAGCGCCCTTGCTAGGGAAGACCTCAGGAAGTCCTAAACATCAGCCCTCAGGGAAGAAACTGTGGCTACCTACAAGCACCTGAACATTGCGCGCGAGGTACTGGATAACCAGCGCCGGACGAAAAACCCTCCCCATTTCGTGACCCGCGGGGATCTTCGCGGGCATGGCCAAAAACTGAATGGCTACTTCGCAACAGCTGAAGGCCTAGCCAGAAAGCAAATCGGCTCCTCTGCCGGCTCCCCCTTCGTCCTCAAACTGAAATACGAGGGCGCACTTACGTTCGCCAACTTGTCACACCACGGGTTGGAATTCATCAGCCAAGAAGACAAACAGCTGTGCGTTGTGTTTGCGACGGAGGCTGGCTTGTCCATGTTCGCCGACCACCTGAAAAAGTTGGGTGTCTTGGGTACCAGCTTGACCTACCGCCAGATCTTGGAAGCGATCGAAGGGATCGAGGCGTGGTCCGCAGAGGATCGCAAGAGCTGGGCGCTCAAGAATATCGGCCTTCCAAGCACTCCTAGCTTTAAGCTTGACGTCGAACTTTGGCCTGTTGACGTGGCGAACCACCCCAACCGCATCCGGCTCACAACTGCTTTCGAGGGCTGGCTAGAGAGCCAGAAAATCCGAAAGCTCGACAAGATCAATCTGGACAGTCTGCTGTTGTACCGAGTTGAGGTCACCACAGACCAGGCACAATTGCTGCTAGATCATCGTGATGTGCGACTTGTAGATCTCCTTCCTGCAACTGGGATCAGCATTCGCCAGCTAAATCGCGACATCAACGAGCTCCCTCGAAACATTCCTTCCCCCGCTGCTGATGCAGCTAGGGTCTGCATTTTGGATAGCGGTATCAATGGGAGTCACCCGCTATTGAGGTCGGCAATGGCTGAGAGCGCCTCTTTTATCGATGGCGAAGGAGATGACGATGAGGTAGGCCACGGCACGGCGGTGGCCGGTGTGGCTCTATATGGCGACGTGGAGGCTTGTGACAAGTCGAATTACTGGAGGCCAGAGTTCTGGATCTACAACGGGAAGGTGATGAAGAAGTGCCCGCATACCGGAAATGCGGTCTATGACGAGCACTCGCTTGAGGCGTCCCTGACCAAGGCTGTCGAGTATTTCGTTGATCTTGGTTGCAGGATCTTCAATCTCTCGCTGGGTAACAGCCATGCACCGTATGATGGTACCCATGTCCGCGGTCTCGCCTACATCCTGGATGTTCTCTCCAGGCACCACAACGTCTTATTTGTGGTTTCGACGGGTAACTATTGTGGGTCGGATAACCCGCCAACGCCCATCAACAGCTGGCGAGACGAATACCCCGAGTATCTGGTAGCAGAACAGAGCGCTATCATTGATCCTGCACCCGCTATGACGGTATTGACAGTGGGGAGTATCTCCCGGCACAACGCCACTTACGACGCTCAGCGGTTTCCTGAAATCCAGCAACTCTCACCAGCTTCAGAAAATCAGCCTTCACCCTTCACCCGACATGGCCCCTCAGTAAAAGGCGCCTTCAAGCCGGAGCTCATCGCCGCGGGCGGTAATCTCGCAAGCCCAATGAGGCGGGCAAACGAGCAGTGGCGCCCTGATATGCATGGGCTAGGCGTCCTCACCCTCAATCACCAGGTGATAGGCAATACGCTGTTCAAAGAAGTGAGTGGTACTAGCTTCGCGGCACCATACATCACTCACTTGGCTGGACGTTTACTGAACGAGTATCCAGCCGCATCTGCCAACCTGCTTCGTGCCATGTTGGTCAATCAGGCGTATTTGCCAGATCAAGTTATCTCCACTTTCTCCGATGAGTTCAAGAAGGCCTATAAGGAGGATAAGAACACCTACAACCGCGAGGTCGCGCGAGATGTGGCGGGCTATGGCTCTGTGAGCGAAAGCGATCTCTTCAGGTCCTCCGATAACGTCGTAGTGCTGATGTCGGAAGAGAGCATTGAAAACGATTCATGTCAGTTCTACGAGCTTCCGCTTCCGTCCGATTACCTGCGCTCTGCCCGCGCGACACGGGAACTCTCCGTGACACTTGCCTATTCACCAGCGGTACGTACCACTAGGATCGATTATCTAGCTACTCAGATCAGCTATCGCTTGGTTAAGGGCACTTCGCTGGATGACGTTCAGAAGCACTTCAACCAGTTGAAGAAAGCCGAAACCGAGACGCGAAACGACGACGCGACCACCAATCGTGACATCTCTGCTCAAGCACGCAGCCGCGGTACCGTTCAGTCCTCGCGCTGGACCTTTAAGCAGCGCAAGCCAAATGAAAAATGGTATGTAGTAGTGATCCGTCAGGATCGCGAGTGGAGCCATCCTGATGTGCTGGACAAAGAGCCTTACGCGTTGGTGGTTACCGTAGCGGATCGGGAAAACGAGAGCGCAAAGCTCTACACTCAGATCCATGCTCTGATTCAGCAGCAGGTCGAAGCTAGAGAGCGACTGAGGGCTGCTACACGTTTGCAAAACAGAGGTTAAGTCTGCGGGAGCTTCTAGCCGAGGCCGGAGCTCCCCGCACTTTTTTGCAGTGGCTTCGGGGCCACCTGTTTGCATTCGACCTGCCCAGTCATTTGCATTCATTCTGATCACCGAATGCATCGGATATTCCCGGCACGCGTTGTGACCATGATAGGCAGAGAAGGGCCAAAAGCGGACACCGAGTGTCTACCGAAAACTGGGCAGCGGTGAGGCGTCGCTAGGCAATATTCATCAGGTCAGTCATTGTCATCCTCGGCGGCGCACTGGCACACCTCATCATCGTCAAAGGTCACCCAATCGGCACTATCGTCACCGATACCAGAGAGGTCTTCGGTCCATTCAATAGGCTCGGAGGGTAAACCGCAGTCCAGGCAAATCGTCGGGATGTACATGGGAAGCTCCAGATTAGATAGAGCCTCGAATATTCCTGTCACGACGCTTCAAACGATACGGTTGTAGTAGCGGCTGGATTCGACAAAGCGCTTGCCGATGTCCTTCAGGGCCAAGTACCAGTCCCCGTTTTTGATTTGCGCTTTGCTGGAGTCGTTGATCCGGACAGATCGGCCAAGATTGTTGCCGTCATAGATCCAATCGTTTTTTTTGAGCTGGTTAGCAGGGATGCGCCGAACCAAGTACTGCCCTTCGTCGTCCTCCATGGTAATCAATACAGGCTCGTCACAAGCCTTGCAGGTCCAAGTCTTTTCATTGATGTCATCGTCAAGGTCTAGCTCATACAGCTTGCAGGTGTCGCAGTCGTAGCGTTGGTCCCAGTTGGTGGAGAGGATCGGCGGACGGGAAGGGGAACGTGGGGCCATGAAGTCATCCTTGGTTTTTATAGTGATAACGGTTTTTATCACACTTATTTGATTCATAACCTTTTGAGGACAGATCGAGGCGCCCTCTTCCTTTTCGACCTGGCTGCTACTAATATCAGTGAGGTTACTAAATTTACTAAATTTACTAAAATCGAAGAGAAGATCAGCCACATGAAAATCCCGACGCACCTGAAGCACAAGCCTGTTCTGGAAGTAGCTAATTACGACCAAATCGATGGCCCCTTTGCTAAGGGCACTGATGCGAAAGGCCTATCCATCGGATTGGCTCAGTGGAATGAACCAGGCTGCACGGAAATTTCGGCCAAGGTGTGGCGCAACACCGGCGAAAAATGGTCGCGCCAGTCCGAAGAGCTGCCCCTGCACCGGGCAATCGACTTGACCACGCTGATTTGCACTGCCATTCGGTACACCGAAAATGGCAATGAGCTAGCATCAACCGATGATTTCCCCATCACCTTTTCAACCGACAACGGAGAGAGGAAAAGATATTTGGAGATCATGAAGAAAGAGGTGGCCGCCAATAAAGCGCATCTGGACGTGAGTCTGGATCGCTTGGTGATTGCCTTAAAGAAGCTAGGAAAAATTTAAAGTCGCCCCACTATAAAAGCAGGGGCGACTTTGCGTTTTTATTTCAGCCAGTGAGCGACAGTCGCAGCGGTAATCCCGCTGATGATGCTTGCAGAAATCGTGGTGATGATGAAAACGGATTGGGGGTAGAGGGAGAGGAAACTTTCCAAAGGGATGACTCATTCGTGTGAGTACTTTTTAATTTTGTTAAGCAATACCTGTCAAGCCGTTCCTCCTCCCCCTGCAATACCGTGCACAAAGCCCGCCCATGCGGGCTTTTTTGCGTCCACCAGGCGTCGGCCTAGGGGCAAGCCCGATCCAGGGAAGGTGTTTTTTTGGCCACAATGGGGTTCATCCAGCATACCAACCGTATAGAAGCACCTTCGGCGATCTTAGGCGTGGCTTGGGTGAGATTTTTTTAACCTAGTCATCAGCAAATGCCCCGTACCGACCCAGCCGGACACTGACTTCAGCTACGTGCCGTGGGCATGTCGGTTAAAAGGAAAAGTCATGGAATTTCATTTAGCAGAAGCGAACATTCATCCCATAGTTTGCGATCTAGCTCATATCGCTGTGTGACCTGACGTGGCGTGTTGTAGCCGCCTGAAGAGCCTTGGCCGATGGGACAAGCACCGTAGTGAAGCAAGTGACAGTTCAGCAGTACTCGTTCGGCGCTTTTCGTTGTTCGGCCATCAGTGACCCGGAATATCCTGAGGTGAAGTGCTACACCCGAGTGGTAATAGACCGAGAGAGTGTGATTGATGAGCGTGCTCAGACCTTCAGTCAGGCTACTAGAAATGTGGTGCCCAAATCGCTTCCCAGCCCCAGTCCCGCGTTGCGTTTCGCCTATATAGACGACTCGACCTCCTGTGCGCGGGTAGGGAATCTCTTGGCTTGAGTCGGTTAGGGAATAGATGTACACGAGCTGCGCATGACTGCCCATGTCGGCGTGTTTGGAGAGCGCCTGGAGTGCCTTCCTATCATTTGCTGTGTTTCGCTCGATTTTCTTGGAGTAGATTTCGTCAAGCATATGCGCTCTAAAACTCAGGTTAAGGGCGGTGGAATGCGGTCCCCGTGACAGTGAGCGCAACGAATGACTTCAACCGCATAAGAGGCGGCTAATGGTCAGTTGTAGTCACTCCGGAGTCATCATCACGAGTGTTATCTTGATGAACTCTTCATTTTTGTCGATGGCTTGTAGTACGCGGCGCACGTTGTCGGTGACCTCAGCGAGCCACGCTGTTCGACCCAGTTCGGAAGCTCCATTATGGCGGCTTCGAGGGCGAGTTGGTGAATAGCAGGGAGGGCAGCAAATCTGAGTTTGGCGTTGTGTTTTCCTCCACGAAGAGGAAAAAGTAGCAGGATGTTAGCCGGGTGAGTCAGAGGCGATCCTTTCGGCGTAAACCAAGCACAGGTTGTTACCCGGCGGTGCGGCGACGCCAGGGTCAAAAATGGGTGTCACCAACGTCAATCACTTAAGAAGCTGTGACCAAAGCTGTGACTAATTCGGGAATAAAACCCCAGAAACAAAAAAGGCCCACCTTTCGGTGAGCCTAAGTTGTTGATCTATATGGTGCCGGCACCAGGAATCGAACCCGGGACCTACTGATTACAAGTCAGTTGCTCTACCATCTGAGCTATACCGGCGTGTCAGGGCGACGATTATAGCGATTGGAGAGGTTCTGTAAACCCCTGAATTCTGACTATTTTTGGATTGGCTTCCATCATCGATGTCGGGCGCTCCATAGGGGTAATCGAGCGCTGGAAAATCCAGGTCGAAAACCTGCGACCGGCATGTCACGACTTCCCCGCATTTTCTGCACAAGCACCTCTATTTCGGCAGTTATGTCCTTTTGATCGGATGCTTATGCACAACGGGATTTGCATTGCACGGGCTATATGACCAATTTGTGGATCCGTTCTCATCAGCACGCAAATCACTGTTTTACGGGTTTTTTATTCAAGTGTACGAAAACTGAACAGTATCGTTTCACCCCTGAAACAGCTGTAAATATTGGATCCACGATATTTTCATCAACAGAGTTATCCACAGGCAGCAGTGCTTTATGCGCGTTCTGCCAACAGCAGGAAATTGCGCGGCGTGAGCGGGGTTTCGCAGAAGGTGCCGAGACGAACTTCGTAGCCTTGATCACGCAGGAAAAGCGCCCGATCAAGCACCAGCCAAAGCTCCAGCGGGCGTCGGAAAAGTCCACGCAGCAGCTCCAGATTGCGCACATGTGCCAAGCGCTGCCAGCCGGCGGCTTCCCGGGCTGGCCAATCCTGCTGGCAGATTGTGGATAACTCTTTGAGTGCGGCCAAATGATGGCAGTAGTCGGCAAACGATTTATCGAGCCAGGCGCTCGGTAAGGAAGGGCTGGGCAGATACTCGTCAACGCCACGCAGCTCTCGCTGCAACAGGTCGAATCCCAGGCGCCGGGCCATGGATGTGTCTCGTTGTCGTCGCACGCGAGCGCCAGCGGTGACGGTTTCACTCATCGGTAGCGCGAGATCGTCGAGGGACAGTTGTAGGTCGGAACCCTGTGCCGCCGAGGACATTGGCGAGTACTGGGTCAGACTGATCCGGTTGTAGCAGCAAGGGGCGATGGCGAGTTGTTTGCAGCCTGCGGCACTGGCGAGCCGGATCAGTTGCACATGCAGATCGCCGCAGGCGTGCAGTGCAACGGGCGTATGTTCTGACTTAAGTAACGAAGCCGTGTTGGCCGCGAGTACATCCTGTTCGACATGCAGCGCATGCAAATGATGACGCTGGCTGAGCGCCTGGCCACTGGCAACCAGCGTTGGGTCGTATTCCAGGCAGGTCAGTTGTTGCCCTGTTTGCAGCAGACGTCGGCCCAGGTGACCTTTGCCCGAACACCAATCCAGCCAATGCCTTGGCGCTTCGGCAAACTGCAAGCGACTGGCGAAGGCTTCGATCTGCTGCCACTTGCGGCCCGGAACATCGACGTTCAGTCGATGACCCGCGGCTTCCAGTGCATGAACGGGCAATTCATCCACAGCGCTCAGGGCAAGGGACATCTGCGCCAGGGTCGCAAATGGCTCTGGCGCATCAAGCAGGCAAGGTTGGTTATGACTGTTTTCCGCATCCTCCAGCGAGCGCCCGCGTAGCCAACCGGCCAACTCGGGGTAGGAGGTTTCCCAGGGAAGATGCAGATAAGTGAACGGCCGCGGCTTCCACAGCGCCTCATACTCTGTCAGAAAAGCATCCAGCGCGGTGAAGCGGGCGAGCAGGTCCTCGCCCGTCAGCACGTGGGAATCAACGCCCTTGGCAGGCATCGACGCGCAACCAGCGCTCCAGCAGCTTGAAGCCGCGCACCAGCACATAAGCCATCAGCAGGTAGAACATGCCGGCGGCGAAGAAGATCTCCACGGGCAGGT of the Pseudomonas sp. MAG733B genome contains:
- a CDS encoding S8 family peptidase: MATYKHLNIAREVLDNQRRTKNPPHFVTRGDLRGHGQKLNGYFATAEGLARKQIGSSAGSPFVLKLKYEGALTFANLSHHGLEFISQEDKQLCVVFATEAGLSMFADHLKKLGVLGTSLTYRQILEAIEGIEAWSAEDRKSWALKNIGLPSTPSFKLDVELWPVDVANHPNRIRLTTAFEGWLESQKIRKLDKINLDSLLLYRVEVTTDQAQLLLDHRDVRLVDLLPATGISIRQLNRDINELPRNIPSPAADAARVCILDSGINGSHPLLRSAMAESASFIDGEGDDDEVGHGTAVAGVALYGDVEACDKSNYWRPEFWIYNGKVMKKCPHTGNAVYDEHSLEASLTKAVEYFVDLGCRIFNLSLGNSHAPYDGTHVRGLAYILDVLSRHHNVLFVVSTGNYCGSDNPPTPINSWRDEYPEYLVAEQSAIIDPAPAMTVLTVGSISRHNATYDAQRFPEIQQLSPASENQPSPFTRHGPSVKGAFKPELIAAGGNLASPMRRANEQWRPDMHGLGVLTLNHQVIGNTLFKEVSGTSFAAPYITHLAGRLLNEYPAASANLLRAMLVNQAYLPDQVISTFSDEFKKAYKEDKNTYNREVARDVAGYGSVSESDLFRSSDNVVVLMSEESIENDSCQFYELPLPSDYLRSARATRELSVTLAYSPAVRTTRIDYLATQISYRLVKGTSLDDVQKHFNQLKKAETETRNDDATTNRDISAQARSRGTVQSSRWTFKQRKPNEKWYVVVIRQDREWSHPDVLDKEPYALVVTVADRENESAKLYTQIHALIQQQVEARERLRAATRLQNRG
- a CDS encoding ATP-binding protein; amino-acid sequence: MANGKILRQLFRAGTAGDANAFRLASKAVIEEERQKQHHLLANDLEQILYGGESNLRASGSTQRAHYDVPVDKERGLPLLDIRSPKRSLDEVILPPSSSAALEEILEENRRADVLRSYGMQPAGKVIFFGPPGCGKTLAAEVVAFELDRPLAIVRLDALVSSFLGETAANLRKVFDFIAQHPFVVLFDEFDAIGKERDNGSDHGELRRVVNAVLQMMDSYEGSSLIIAATNHEKILDSAIWRRFDESIEFPLPDEKQLKEILHLKLRGIRRQFEIDDKEVLKEFKGKSGADVERVIRRAAKRMILREQEFLTIKELKSALAREDLRKS
- a CDS encoding recombinase family protein — protein: MFIRAYLRASTEEQDASRAQASLEQFASDHNKDIASVYLENASGASADRPELLRLLKDARKGDVLLVESIDRLSRLPVEDWQKLKATIDSKGLRIVALDLPTSHQGMQDTKGDEFTGRMLGAINSMLVEMMAAIARKDYEQRRERQAQGIEKAKAAGKYQGRPIDEGLHKRVTELLGAGLGIRATARHANCSTTTVLRIRDLASA
- a CDS encoding methyltransferase, producing MPAKGVDSHVLTGEDLLARFTALDAFLTEYEALWKPRPFTYLHLPWETSYPELAGWLRGRSLEDAENSHNQPCLLDAPEPFATLAQMSLALSAVDELPVHALEAAGHRLNVDVPGRKWQQIEAFASRLQFAEAPRHWLDWCSGKGHLGRRLLQTGQQLTCLEYDPTLVASGQALSQRHHLHALHVEQDVLAANTASLLKSEHTPVALHACGDLHVQLIRLASAAGCKQLAIAPCCYNRISLTQYSPMSSAAQGSDLQLSLDDLALPMSETVTAGARVRRQRDTSMARRLGFDLLQRELRGVDEYLPSPSLPSAWLDKSFADYCHHLAALKELSTICQQDWPAREAAGWQRLAHVRNLELLRGLFRRPLELWLVLDRALFLRDQGYEVRLGTFCETPLTPRNFLLLAERA
- a CDS encoding DUF6530 family protein, with translation MKIPTHLKHKPVLEVANYDQIDGPFAKGTDAKGLSIGLAQWNEPGCTEISAKVWRNTGEKWSRQSEELPLHRAIDLTTLICTAIRYTENGNELASTDDFPITFSTDNGERKRYLEIMKKEVAANKAHLDVSLDRLVIALKKLGKI